The Agromyces sp. G08B096 DNA window GCATCCTCGTCGGCCCGGGTGCGGGCGACAATGCCGGCGCCGCGCTCGGACTCGACGCCCGCCCGGGCGACGTGGTCGTCTCGATCGGCACGAGCGGCACGGTGTTCGCCGTGACGGAGCATCCGATCGCCGACGCGAGCGGAACGGTCGCGGGCTTCGCGGATGCCTCGGGCGCCTGGCTGCCCCTCATCGCGACGCTGAACGCGGCCCGCGTGCTCGACCGGGTGGCAGCGCTGCTCGGCGTCGACCACGACGAGCTCGGCCGCCTGGCGCTCGAGGCGGAGCCCGGCGCATCGGGGCTCGTCCTCGTGCCGTGGTTCGAAGGCGAGCGGACGCCGAACCGACCCGACGCGACCGCCTCGCTCACCGGCATGACGCTGGCCTCGACGACCCGGCCGAACCTCGCGCGGGCGGCGGTCGAGGCGCTGCTCTGCAGCCTCGCCGAGGGCCTCGACGCGGTGCGCGGGCAGGGCGTCGAGGCGCGCCGCGTGCTGCTCATCGGCGGGGCGGGGAAGAATCCGGCGGTGCGCCGCATCGCCGCGCAGGTCTTCGACGTGCCCGTGGTCGTCCCGGCGGCGGGCGAGTACGTGGCCGACGGCGCCGCGCGGCAGGCCGCGTGGGCGCTGACGGGCGACCGGCCCGGCTGGCGCGTCGAGCTCGACGACGAGCTCACTCCCGACCCGCACCCGGAGATCCGCGCGCAGTACGCCCGCGCGACCGCCGGCGCCTGACCTCGCCGTGTCGGCGCCCGCACGGCGCCGACCCCCTGCACCCCGCGTGCCCCATCCCCTCTTGTGTCGGCGATATCCGCCCGTCGGCCCGACCCCGCACCGGCGGATTCCGCCGACACACTTGGGGGCGCGGGCGCGAGGGAGATCGGCCGCGGGAACGAGCGACCCGGGCGCGAGAGCCCCGCCGGCCGCGCCGGTCAGCCCTGCGTGCGCGCCAGCGCGCGTCCGGCCGCCTCGAGCCAGGCGACAGGGTCCACCATCGCGGCGGCGGAGGATCCGGCGAGCGCCGTCAGAGCGACGGATGCCTCGAACCCGGCGGGCTCCGCCGTGATCGCGCCCGCCACGAGGGCGACGGGCACCCCGGCCTCGCGCGCGAGCCGGGCGACCTCGGTGGGCGCCTTGCCCGCCTCGGACTGCCCGTCGTAGCGGCCCTCGCCGGTGATGACGAGGTCGGCGCGGGCCGTGGCATCCGCGAGGCCGATGGCGTCGGCGACGAGCCTCGATCCGGCACCCATCTCGGCACCCCAGGCGAGCAGCCCGAACCCGGTGCCGCCGGCGGCGCCCGCGCCGTCGGCCGCGGCGAGGCGGGCCCCGTCGGGAACGAGGGCGACGAGCCGTTCGAGCCGGTGCTCGAGCAGCGGGATCGTTTCGGCGTCGGCGCCCTTCTGCGGCCCGAAGACGGCGGCGGCGCCGGTCGGCCCGAGGAGCGGGTTCGTCACGTCGCCGAGGATCAGGGCGCCGCGGGGCGGCAGCGGCGGGAGCCCGGTGAGGTCGACGCGTGCGAGCTGGTCGAGTCCGCGGCTGCCGGGGTCGACCGGCCGTCCCGACTCGTCGACGAACTGGGCCGCCATCGCGGTGAGCGCGCCGGCGCCGCCGTCGGTCGAGGCGCTGCCGCCGAGCCCGAGCAGCAGCCGCTCGACGCCGGCTTCGAGGGCCGCGACGATGGCCTGGCCGAATCCGACGGTGTGCGCGTCCTCGGGCCGGAGCGGGTCGACGAGGTGGAGCCCGCTCGTGGCCGCGAGCTCGACGACGCCCGTGCCGTCGGGCAGCCGCAGCCAGGCGGTGGCGACCTCGGGCGCGCCCGCGACCGGCCCGGAGACGGTGACCGGCACGCGCTCGGCGCCGGGGACGGCGGCGGCGAACGCGTCGATCGTGCCCTCGCCGCCGTCGGCCATGGGCCGGAGCACGAGGTCGTCGCCCGGTCGTTCGGCGAGCCACCCGCGTGCGATGGCCGCGGCGGCGCCCGCCGCATCGACGGTGCCCTTGAACGAGTCGGGAGCGACGACGATGCGGCGCGCCGCGCCCTCGCCTGCCGCGCCCGCGGGGCCCGCGCTCACGCCGGGGATCCGGCGTCGGCGAGCGGATGCCCCGCCGTCGGCGCCGGCACCTGGCGGAGCCACCGCAGGGCGCGGTGCACCAGGTCGCGGTGCGCAGCCGACTCGTACGACCGGAGGTCGTGCCCGAGCCCCGAGTACACGACACGCGAGCGGCCGAGCTCGCGGGCCCAGACGAGCGGATGCCGGATCCCGGCCTCCTCGTGCTCGGCGATCGGCTCGATGACCCCGGTCAAGGGCAGATCGGTGTAGCGCTCGTCGAAGACGGTGAAATCGGCCAGCCCGTCGGCGATGGCGTGGTTGCCAACGATGTGCACGTGCGCCTCGCCGATCTCGGGATGCCACGACCGGTCGCGCACCCACCGCCCGCCGAGCGCCTCGCCGTAGGCGGGCAGCTCGCGGAGGGTCGCGGCCGCGGAATGCACGGCGAGCACGCCGACGCCGCGGTCGAGCGCGCGGTCGAGGCCGTCGGCGGCGCGGGAGACGAGCTCGGGCGACGGGTCGCCGGGGTCGGGGTCGCCGTCGGGGATCGGCCCGTCGGGGTCGCCCGCGTTCACGATGACCACGCGCACGTCGTCGTCGAGCGACGCGAGGCCCTCGAGCGGGCCGAGGACGATCTCGACGTCGAAGCCCGCTTCGCGGGCGATGCCGGCGAGCACCAGGCTTGTGTCGGCGTACGGGTGCCAGGGGTCGGCCGTCCGGCCGGACCCGCTCAGGATGACGGCGCGCATGGCCCCTCCCTCGGTCGTCGCGTGCATCGTATCCTCCGGCTCGGCGCCCGTCACGCGCCCGGCGCGCCCTCCGGGCCGGATGCCGGCTCGGTCGCCGCCGCGGCGGGCAGCCGCAGGATCCGCCAGTCGTACGGGTCGAGCCGGATGCCGTCGATCGCCTCGCCCGTGACGAGGTCGGTGCCGGCGACCGTGGCCGACACCCGCTCCGGGCCGTGGTTCACGACCGTGAGCACGTCGCCGCGGCGCATCGCCTCGACGTCGGCGGGCAGCTCCGGGACGACCGGCTCCACGCCGGCCGCCGCGAGGACGTGGTCGACGACCGCCTGCACGCCCGCCTCGTCGGGCACCGTCGCGAGATAGCGGGCCGAGCCGCGGCCGGTGTCCCGCACCGTGAGCGCGGGGCGCCCCGTGAGCCGCCCGCCGGTGAAGAAGGCCTCGACCGAGGCATCCGTCACCCGCAGCTCTTCGGCGAGAAGCGTGCCGACGGCGGCGCCGAAGGGCCCGGAGAAGGGTGCGGTGCGCTCCCCCGGCGAGGCGGCCGGCGCGTCGGGGGCGACGAGGGCGCCGAAGTCCTCGACGTCGACGCCGAGGATGCCCCGGAGCTGCGTGAGGAACCCGCCGTCGCGGAACCGGTCGTACTCATCGACGATGTCGGTGAAGGGGCCGGCGACGAGATGGCCGCCGGCCTCGACGAAGCCCGTGAGCGCCGCGGCATCCGCCTCGCGGAGGAGGTACAGGAGCGGCGCGACGACGAGGTCGTACCCCTCGCCGACGCGCGCCGCGGGCACGAGGTCGACCTGCACGTGCCTCCGGTGCAGGGCGCGGTACCAGCGCTGGACGACGGCGAGGTAGTCGAGCCCGTTCTGCGGGTGATCGGATGCCTCCACCGCCCACCAGTTCTCCCAGTCGAACACGATCGCGACCCGCGCGTCGCGCGCGCCCGCCGGCAGTTCGGGCAGCGCCGCGAGCGCGTCGCCGAGCGCGACGACCTCGCGCCAGGTGCGCGTGTCGGTGCCGGCGTGCGGCAGCATCGCCGAGTGGAACTTCTCGGCACCGGCCCGCGACTGGCGCCACTGGAAGAAGAGGATGCCGTCGGCGCCGCGGCCGATCGCCTGCGCGCTGAGGGCCGCCATCTGCCCGGGCGCCTTCGGCGCGTTCGTCGGGCGCCAGTTCAGGGCGTTCGTCGCCTGCTCCATGAGCAGCCACGGCACATCGGGCTTCAGCGAGCGCACGAGGTCGCGCTGGAACGCCGCCGCACGGAAGGACTCGGGATCGTTCGGGTCGGGGTAGCAGTCGTCGCTCACGAGGTCGACGTGCTCGGCCCACCGGGCGTAGTCGGCGGGCTTGAAGGCGC harbors:
- a CDS encoding beta-galactosidase, producing the protein MHYGADYNPEQWPEEIWPDDVARMREAGVTMVSLGIFSWARIQPREGEFDFAWLDRVIDLLHEGGIAVDLATATASPPPWASAAYPEILPRDEDGSIFWPGSRQQFAPSSPVYRRLAGELVAAIAGRYAEHPAVVMWHVNNEYGCHLNFDYSDAARDAFRRWLRDRYAGIDELNAAWGTNFWSQRYSSFDEILPPRKAPYSRNPGQMLDFRRFTSDMLLECYLMEKELIRAAGATQPITTNFMGAFKPADYARWAEHVDLVSDDCYPDPNDPESFRAAAFQRDLVRSLKPDVPWLLMEQATNALNWRPTNAPKAPGQMAALSAQAIGRGADGILFFQWRQSRAGAEKFHSAMLPHAGTDTRTWREVVALGDALAALPELPAGARDARVAIVFDWENWWAVEASDHPQNGLDYLAVVQRWYRALHRRHVQVDLVPAARVGEGYDLVVAPLLYLLREADAAALTGFVEAGGHLVAGPFTDIVDEYDRFRDGGFLTQLRGILGVDVEDFGALVAPDAPAASPGERTAPFSGPFGAAVGTLLAEELRVTDASVEAFFTGGRLTGRPALTVRDTGRGSARYLATVPDEAGVQAVVDHVLAAAGVEPVVPELPADVEAMRRGDVLTVVNHGPERVSATVAGTDLVTGEAIDGIRLDPYDWRILRLPAAAATEPASGPEGAPGA
- a CDS encoding glycerate kinase codes for the protein MSAGPAGAAGEGAARRIVVAPDSFKGTVDAAGAAAAIARGWLAERPGDDLVLRPMADGGEGTIDAFAAAVPGAERVPVTVSGPVAGAPEVATAWLRLPDGTGVVELAATSGLHLVDPLRPEDAHTVGFGQAIVAALEAGVERLLLGLGGSASTDGGAGALTAMAAQFVDESGRPVDPGSRGLDQLARVDLTGLPPLPPRGALILGDVTNPLLGPTGAAAVFGPQKGADAETIPLLEHRLERLVALVPDGARLAAADGAGAAGGTGFGLLAWGAEMGAGSRLVADAIGLADATARADLVITGEGRYDGQSEAGKAPTEVARLAREAGVPVALVAGAITAEPAGFEASVALTALAGSSAAAMVDPVAWLEAAGRALARTQG
- a CDS encoding ThuA domain-containing protein, whose product is MRAVILSGSGRTADPWHPYADTSLVLAGIAREAGFDVEIVLGPLEGLASLDDDVRVVIVNAGDPDGPIPDGDPDPGDPSPELVSRAADGLDRALDRGVGVLAVHSAAATLRELPAYGEALGGRWVRDRSWHPEIGEAHVHIVGNHAIADGLADFTVFDERYTDLPLTGVIEPIAEHEEAGIRHPLVWARELGRSRVVYSGLGHDLRSYESAAHRDLVHRALRWLRQVPAPTAGHPLADAGSPA
- the xylB gene encoding xylulokinase, which translates into the protein MALVAGVDSSTQSCKVVIRDAETGALVRSGRAPHPDGTEVDPAAWWGALLSAFADAGGLDGVEAISVAGQQHGMVVLDAEGRVIRDALLWNDTRSAQAARELIDEVGADAYAHRTGVVPVASFTATKMRWLRDTEPRNAARVAAVALPHDWLTWRLRGYGPVGESPRGPVLEELTTDRSDASGTAYWGAEGYDRDLLVRALGRDAILPRVLGPGEAAGRTPDGILVGPGAGDNAGAALGLDARPGDVVVSIGTSGTVFAVTEHPIADASGTVAGFADASGAWLPLIATLNAARVLDRVAALLGVDHDELGRLALEAEPGASGLVLVPWFEGERTPNRPDATASLTGMTLASTTRPNLARAAVEALLCSLAEGLDAVRGQGVEARRVLLIGGAGKNPAVRRIAAQVFDVPVVVPAAGEYVADGAARQAAWALTGDRPGWRVELDDELTPDPHPEIRAQYARATAGA